The DNA sequence TACCTATGCCTCCGTGGCAAAATTATACGGCGATTGGCTTGACTTCAGCATTATCGAGATTTTGATGAAGGGCAAAAAAGGGTATTTTTTGATCGGGGAGCTGTTGCAAGAAAAATGGCTGCATAAATGTGTGGCCGCTTTCGGCATTCTTTTTGACCTCTTGGTCGTGCCCGCCCTGCTCTGGAAACCCACCCGAAAGTGGGCATTTGGCTTTTCGATATTCTTTCACCTGTTCAACAGCTATGTTTTCCGTATCGGTATCTTCCCCTATCTCTCGTTGGCCTTCACCGTATTCTTTTTTGCGCCACAGACCATTCGCAATATTTTCCTTCGGAAAAAGAAAATCGATATCCCGACAGCACTTCCAAAGCCAAAAAAACATAGGTCGATCGTCACGATTGCCGCCATTTATCTTGCCATACAAGTCGCCCTGCCCTTGCGCCATCATTTTTTTGAAGACCATGTGCTATGGACGGAAGAAGGCCATCGACTAAGCTGGCGCATGATGCTCAGAACCCGTTCGGGCTCTCTTACGATAAAGGTCGTCAACAAAGAAACGGGTGAGAAGACCATTGTTGACCTTAACGAGTATCTGACCAAAAAACAGAAGCGAAAAGTGGCCTGTTACCCTGATTTCACTTGGCAATTTGCCCAATATCTGAAAAAAGAACATGCTCAAAAAGGAGAGGATATCTCGGTCTTTGTCAATAGCCGGGTCAAGGTCAACCAACGAAAATACCAATTGTTCATCGACCCCGAGGTAGATTTGGCCAGTGTGCCGTGGAAACATTTCTCGCACCACGAATGGATAATGCCCTCTGGATGGGATTAATTCTTTCCCTTTGATCAACTTTGCTGTAAATTTGCCCAGCAAAACCGATTTCATGCTACAGTTACAGCGAATACGTGAAGACAAAAAAGATATGGTCAAAGCCTTGGCCAAGCGCAACTTGGATGCAGAGGCCATGCTTGACGGCATATTGCGTTTGGATGAAAAAAGACGTGGCCTACAGACCGATCTTGACAATACCTTGGCAGCGTCGAACAAGCTGTCTAAAGAAATCGGTATGCTCTTTAAATCGGGCAAAGCGGCCGAAGCAAATGCCCTGAAGGAAAAAACGGCAGGTTTGAAAGAGCTATCAAAAAGTCTTTCCGATGACTTGAACGACACGGCCGAAGAATTGAAAAACCTATTGTACCAAATTCCGAATATTCCCCATGAATCAGTGCCGGCAGGCAGTTCAGAAGATGACAATGAAGAGACCTTTTCGGCAGGTGACATCCCCGAATTGCAAAAAGATGCACTACCCCATTGGGAACTGGCCAAAGAGTATGACCTCATAGATTTTGAACTGGGCGTGAAAGTGACGGGTTCGGGCTTTCCCATCTACAAAGGCAAGGGTGCCAAGTTGCAACGTGCCCTGATCTCGTATTTTTTGGACAAGAATACCGAAGCGGGCTATACCGAGGTACAACCACCCCTATTGGTGAACGAGGCCTCTGGTTTTGGCACAGGGCAATTGCCCGACAAAGAGGGGCAGATGTACCATGTGCAGGCCGATGATCTTTATCTGATTCCGACCGCAGAGGTACCAATCACCAATATGCTTCGTGATGAGATTTTAGTTGAAAATGATTTTCCGATCAAACTAACGGGCTACACCCCCTGTTTCAGAAGGGAGGCTGGCAGTTATGGTGCCCATGTTCGGGGCCTTAACCGATTGCACCAATTTGACAAGGTAGAAATCGTTCGTGTCGAACATCCTGAAAAATCTTATGAAGCGTTGAATGAAATGGTCGAACATGTAAAGGGTTTACTAAACGAACTGAAACTACCGTATCGAATTTTAAGGCTCTGTGGCGGTGATTTGGGCTTCACAGCTGCCCTTACCTACGATTTTGAGGTTTTTTCAACGGCCCAGGATCGATGGCTTGAAATCAGCTCGGTCTCAAACTTTGAGAGCTATCAGGCGAATCGTCTTAAACTTCGCTACAAAGATGAAAACAACAAAAACCAATTGACTCATACCCTGAACGGCAGCGCCTTGGCCCTGCCCCGCCTCTTAGCAGGGATTTTGGAAAACTACCAAACCGACAAGGGAATCAAAATTCCCGAAGTGTTGGTACCTTATTGTGGTTTTGAGATTATCGATTGATCGCTTTTTTGAGAATTGGTTAGGGCATGTCTAAAAAGAATATGCGCTAAGCATCAATACCCCGTGGCTCGGGCAAAGCAATGGTTTGAGAAGTTTATCAAGATAGACGATGAGCAGTATGCAGAGCGACCTGTATAGGGCGATGCCGAAGGATGGTTAGCGAGATATTGGTTCTTGCAACAAGGTTTTTAAACATGCCCTTAACAGAAAACCATCTTTTTCTCCATTATCTTTGAGCAATGCGATTGATTTATTTCGTTACTTTTTTACTGTTTTTCACTACTGCCAATGCTCAAGAAGACTTTTTGGCAAAACAGTATTTCAATGATGGAGATTACAAAAAGGCCGTGGTTTTTTATGAAAAGTTGGTCAAGAAAAATCCACGGAGAACCGATTATGCCGAAGGTCTTGTAGCCTGCTACCAGCAATTGGAACGTTATGGGGAGGCAGAAGAATTCTTATTGAAAAAAATCGAGCAAAGCTATGCCTTTCCCACTTTTTTTATAGAGCTGGGCTATAACTATACCCTCCAAAACCAACATGAGAAGGCAGACCATTACTATGATATGGCCATTAGAAAAATTGACGAGAACCCTAATTATGGTCATAGCATAGGGGCGCGTTTTCAACAATATGCCCTTTTAGATGAGGCCATAAACGCCTACACACGGGCCATGGCCTTGAAGCCCGACCTGAACTATGATTTTCAATTGGCGCGAATCTATGGTGAAAAGGGCGAAATTGACCATATGTTCGAGGCCTATCTTAATTTAATACGGTTGGGCAAATCATCGCTCTCAAATGTACTGCGGTATATCGACGGTTTCATCTCTGAAGACGCACAAGACGAGAACAATATGAAGCTGCGCCAAATATTGCTCACCAAAGCGCAAAAGAACCCTGATATACTCTGGAACGAAATGCTCAGTTGGTTGTTTGTTCAACAACGGCAATATCAAAGTGCCTTTGCCCAAGAAAGGGCCATTTATAAACGTTCAGAGACAAACTCAGTTGAACGTCTTCAGTATTTGGGAAACATAGCCCTTGAAGAAGAGGATTTTGATACGGCAGGGGATATTTATGTCTTTGTACTCAAGAATACCGAAGACCCCTCTGCCAAACTGAATGCCGAATTGAACCTAGTGGAAATCGACCTTGTCAACGCATCGAAAAAAGATCTTGAAGATATCGACAAACGCTATCAGGATCTTCTTGACCAATATGGTTACCAAAACCAGACCATTGCGCTTCAGATTGCCTATGCCAATTTTTTGACTTTTAGACGCGAGACCCCCGAACCGGCCATTGATGTATTAAAGAAGAGTCTTGCAACTGCTTTGGGGAGATTTCCCGGAGCCAACCTAAAATTGGCCCTGGGCAACATTTTGGTATTTGACCGACGTTTCAATGAGGCGCTCATTTACTTCACGCAAGTGCAAAAAAGCCTCAAAAATGACGTTCTGGGCCAAGAGGCCCGTTTTAAGGTGGCGCAGACCAGCTTTTATAAAGGTGATTTTGATTGGGCACTGACCCAATTGAAGGTATTGCGCAGCTCAACTTCCCAATTGATCGCCAATGACGCCATGCAATTGAGCCTTTTGATTTCAGATAACTCACTTGAAGATTCTACCCAGACCGCCCTGAAAAAATATGCCCGTGCCGATTTGTTGGCCTACCAAAACAAGACTGATGCCGCAATTGAAGTTTTGGAAGATATTCTACAAAACCACAAGGGCGAAAAAATCGAGGACGAGGCCCTTTTGAGACAGGCCCAACTTCATGAGAAGAAGAAGCAATACGAAAAGGCCCGTTTCAATTACCAAAAAATCGTGGAATTCTACTCCCAAGACATTTTGGCCGATGACGCCCATTTTGCCTTGGCCGAGCTATACCGAAAAAAGCTGGATAGTCCTGAAAAGGCAAAGCCCCATTATGAGAAAATTATCTATAGCTTTGAAGACAGCTATTATTTTCCACAGGCTCGTAAAAATTTTCGTATTTTAAGGGGCGATTCCATTAACTGACACTTCCCCCGGACAGTTAATTTCTATGGAATGTATATCTATAACGTAACCATCAATATCGACGACAGCGTACACGACCAATGGCTTGATTGGATGCGTGATGAACACATTCCTGATATGCTGGCCACCGGCAAGTTCACTGCTGCCAAAATGTGCCGTGTGATGGTCGATGAAGAAATGGGCGGCACCACCTATTCCATTCAATACACTTCAAAAGACAAGGACACCTTATCGAGTTACTATAAAGAAGATGCAGATAGATTGCGCAATGAGGGTGTAACACGGTTTGCAAACAAATTTGTGGCCTTCAGAACAGAACTCGAACTCATAAATGAACAATCAATATGATGACCACGCAACGCTATTTCTGTTATTGCGATATGCAGACCAGCGAAAGACAACTAGAAATTTTGGGAAGGAAAATTACCGGCAAAAAAGACATTCTTTCAGGGTTTAAAATGATTGGGGTAGAAGGTTTCGAAGAGCCGTTTGCCACCAGATCGGCAAAACCCCATGATCAAGTCGGGGGAACCCTGTACAACATTTCGTTCGTGGATCTTTTTCATTTAGATGAATACGAGAAACAGTTCAATACCACAAGAATCAAGGCCAAATTAAAATCTGGGCTGATGGCTTGGGTATATATATACGGTCTCAATTAGAAAACAATAAAAATAGATGCCCAAAGACGCTGTCAAGAACAGCCACAAAAAGTCTTCCGTAAGGCCTAAAAAGTATCTTGGCCAACATTTTCTGAAAGATGAGGCCATTGCAGAAAAAATTGCGGGCACCCTTTCCTTTGAAAATTATAGAAAAGTTCTTGAAATTGGCCCTGGTACCGGTATACTGACCAAATACCTTTTACTAAAAGACATTGATTTGGTGGCCATGGATGTCGATTCAGAATCGATTCAATACCTCGGCCAAAAGTTTGCCCAAGACCAAAAGAACAATGATTTCACGATAGTTGGGGCCGATTTTCTGAAACACGACCTGAAAGAACTTTTTAACGACCAACAATTTGCCATAATCGGAAACTTCCCATACAACATTTCGAGCCAAATCGTTTTTAAGACCTTGCAAATACGTTCACAAGTCCCCGAGTTCTCCGGAATGTTTCAAAAAGAGGTGGCACAGCGCATCTGTGCCAAAGAAGGCAGCAAAACCTATGGTATACTTTCGGTACTGACACAAGCCTATTACAATGCCGAATACCTGTTCACCGTGCCGCCACATGTTTTTCATCCGCCACCAAAGGTAGAATCCGGTGTCATACGACTCACAAGAAAGAACCCATACCATCTTGAATGCAACGAAGCTTTGTTTCAACGAGTGGTAAAGACCGCTTTCAACCAAAGGCGAAAAACCTTGCGCAACAGCCTAAAAAGTTTGGGCCTCTCAGATTATCTAAAAGAAGATGCTATCTTTGACCGGCGCCCTGAACAGCTATCGGTAGCTGACTTCACGGCGTTGGTGAAGAAGATAGGCAATGACTCCGTTTAAACTCACAGATGAGCTGTTAGAACAGATCAAGCAATTGATCGACAACAACGAAAATCAGGGGCTTCGGTCAATGATGAAAGAATTTCATTATGCCGATGTGGCCGAGATTGCGGATGAGCTGAATACCGAAGAGGCCACCTATCTCATCAAACTGCTTGACAGCGAAAAGACCTCAGACGTGCTCACCGAAATGGACGAAGACGTTCGTGAAGCGGTTCTGAACAATCTTTCGGCCAAAGAAATCGCTGAAGAACTTGAGGAATTGGACACCGATGATGCCGCAGACATCGTTGGTGAACTGCCCCAAGAGATCGTGCAAGAGGTCATCTCTGAAATCGAAGACAAAGAACACGCCAAAGATATCGTAGATCTTTTGCGCTATGATGAAAACTCTGCCGGTGGACTGATGGCCAAAGAGCTGGTCAAGGTGAACGAAAACTGGACGGTGCTCAACTGCGTCGGCGAAATGAGAAAACAGGCCGAGAACGTGACCCGGGTGCATTCTATTTACGTGGTTGACGATGAAGAAAAACTAAAGGGGCGATTGTCTCTAAAAGACCTGCTGACCGCATCAACAACAACACACATTCGAGATGTTTACATTCCCAAAGTAGATTCGGTGAATGTGAGCGAGAAACCCGAAGAAGTGGCCAAGATCATGCAGAAATATGACCTAGAAGCCATACCCGTTGTAGATGAAATAGGTCGTCTGGTGGGTCGAATCACCATTGACGATATCGTCGATGTCATTCGTGATGAAGCCGAAAAAGATTATCAATTGGCAGCGGGTATCTCACAAGATGTCGAAGCTGACGACAGTATCTGGGAACTCACCCGTGCACGGTTACCCTGGCTCATATTGGGTTTACTGGGCGGCTTGGGAGCCGCGGCCATTATGGGAGGTTTTGAAGAAATGATAAGCAGGCATGCCATTCTTTTTTACTTTACGCCGTTGATAGCCGCCATGGCCGGTAACGTTGGGGTGCAATCGAGTGCCATTATCGTACAGGGCCTGGCGAATGACGATTTAAAGGGGAGTATCGGAAACCGTTTGGTGAAAGAAATGCTCTTGGCCTTGTTAAATGGACTGATTCTCGCCGCACTGTTGTTACTGTTCACCTGGATATGGAAAGGCACCTTTGATACGGCCGTCGCCATTTCGCTTTCATTGGTTGTCGTCATCGTGGTGGCCGGCCTTATCGGTACCTTTATTCCGTTGTTCTTGCATAAACGAAGTATTGACCCTGCGATTGCCACGGGCCCTTTCATCACCACTAGCAATGATATTTTTGGTATCTTGATATATTTCTGGATAGCCAAACTGATTCTCGGTATTTAATTTTCACTCCACTCATGAAGCCCATCAACCTTAAAGAAAAACACACAGCGTTTGAGGCATTATGGCACCCTCACCAAATAGCGGTCGTCGATGATATGCAAGTGTTATTGGCAAAGCTGAAAGGTGAATTTGTCTGGCATGCCCATGAACATGAAGATGAGCTTTTTCAGGTTATCAAAGGCACTTTATATATGCAGTTCAGAGACCGTACCGAAGTGGTCAGGGAAGGTGAGATCATTGTCGTGCCAAAAGGGGTCGAGCATAACCCCATGACAAAAAATGATGAAGAAGTACAGGTACTGCTCTTCGAAAAGCTGACCACTGCCCATACAGGAAACATAAAACACGAAAAAACCAAAACGGTCTATCCGAAAATATGAAGGTCCTACATCTAGATACCAACCATCCATTACTTCTCGAACAATTGGCCGAACTGGGTTTTGAAAACCATGAAGACTATTCTTCTTCAAAACAAGAGATCGAGAAGAAAATACACTTGTACGATGGCATTATTATAAGAAGCCGCATCACCATCGATGAACAATTTCTTGACAAGGCCTCAAACCTAAAGTTCATTGGCCGTGTTGGGGCAGGTATGGAAAACATCTATGTCAGGTATGCCAAGCAAAAAGATATTTTTTTGGCCAATGCCCCCGAAGGCAATCGAAATGCGGTTGGCGAACATACCTTGGGCATGTTGCTCTCATTGACAAACAAGTTGAACAAGGCGCACCGCGAGGTGCGAAAAGGCATTTGGGACCGTGAAGGCAACCGTGGGGTAGAGCTCGAGGGCAAGACCATTGGCATTATCGGTTATGGCAATATGGGCAAGGCCTTTGCACAGAAATTGACGGGTTTTGACGTTGAGGTCATTTGTTATGATATCATTGGCGGTGTGGGTGATGACAATGCCCGCCAAGTGGGTATTTTAGAGCTCAGACAAAAATCCGATGTCATCAGTTTGCATGTTCCCCAGACCGAATTGACATTGGGCATGGTCAATACCGAATTTATAGAAGCCTTTCACAAACCATTTTGGCTATTGAACACGGCCCGGGGCAAATGCGTGGTGACCAAAGATTTGGCGAAAGCCCTAAAATCTGGAAAAGTACTCGGTGCCGGACTGGATGTGTTGGAATACGAAAAGAAGTCATTTGAAAATTGGTTCACCAAAAAACCAAAAGCACTCAAATACCTGAGAAAGGCCCCCAATGTGCTCATGACCCCACATGTCGCGGGTTGGACGGTCGAGAGCAAAGAAAAACTGGCTCAGACCATAGTCGATAAAATCAAAGAGCGTTTTTGTTAAATTTATAGGGTGAAGAAGACCATCTTTGTCTTTTCGGCCCTTATTGTAGCCCTACTCATCTTATTTCAATTGGGCAAGTATTCATTTATCAGGGGCAATATGGCCGTTGAGCTTATCATTGCCATAATCGCCATAGTATTTCTTTTTTTAGGGTTTTACCTAAACCGTAAAACAGCAGCGCCAAAAGAGATGGCCCCGCAACAAATCGACACCAAAAAAATTAAGGAATTGGGCATTAGCCAACGCGAATATCAAGTCTTGATTGAAATTTCACACGGCCTCTCGAACAAAGAAATTGGAAAAAAACTTTTCATTTCTGAAAGCACGATCAAAACCCATGTTTCAAATCTTTTTGTGAAATTAAACGCAAAAAGGCGCACCCAGGCCATCCAAAGGGCCAAAGAACTACACATTATAACCCCTTGATCAGGGGTTTCAGACGAAAGTACCGGCTTTTTGGTACTTTAGTATGAATGCTGTCAAGGTTTCTCCAACTAGTTTTGAACCAAACCTTTAAACAAAAAATGAAAAAAACAGTATTACGGTACGGTCTTTACGGTGGAATCACCATTTGCGTCTTGTTTCTTTTGGCTTGGTTCATGGGAAATGGCCTTAGCTATAGCCTGCAAGAGGTCATAGGCTATATCTCGATGGTAGTATCGCTTAGTTTTGTGTTCTTCGGGATCAAACACTTTCGAGATAGGGAGAACAATGGTAGGGTTAGTTTTTCCAAAGCCTTGGCCATAGGGGTATTGATCAGCTTGATCACCGCTTTGGTCTTTGGTGTTCTAGATGTCATTTATGTTGAATATCTAAATCCAGAATTTATGGATGACTATTATGATCGCTCCATAGCACAGCTGCGAACAACCTTGCCGGCCAACGAGTATGAGGCAAAAGTGGCCGAACTGGAAGCAGAGAAAGAACTATTCATGAATCCCATTTTTAGCTTCTTGATCATGGGAATGACCGTTTTTGTCATTGGCTTTATCATATCTTTAATTTCATCATTGATTTTGCAACGTAACTAACAATACCATGACCATAGATGCCCAAACCGTTGAAGAATACATTTCCAAAGTACCCGACGACCGAAAAGAACCGATAGCCAAGTTACGGGAAACCATAAAAAACAACCTCCCAAGAGGCTTTGAGGAAGGAATAAACTATAAAATGATCGGGTTTTACGTGCCCCATTCGGTTTATCCTTCTGGGTACCACTGCGACCCAAAACTACCGCTTCCGTTCATCAACATTGCTTCGCAAAAGAACTATGTAGCGTTATACCATGCAGGCATTTATGCCGACAAAAAACTCTTGGATTGGTTCATTGCCGAATATCCCAAACAAGCAAAAACAAAATTGGATATGGGCAAGAGCTGTATCCGCTTTAAAAAGATGGATGACATTCCCTACGGGCTCATCGCCCAGCTCTCCCAAAAAATAACGGTAGATGATTGGGTAAGCCTATATGAAAAGAACATTAAAAGATAAAAATGAAAAAAAGAGTGACCGGTCTTGGTGGATTTTTCTTCAAGACCAAAGACCCCGATAAGATCAAAAATTGGTACAAGACCCACTTGGGGCTGAACACCGATCAATATGGTTGTAGTTTTTGGTGGAAAGACCAAGAAGGAAACGATTGTATGACCCAATGGGGGCCGTTCAAAGAAGATACGACCTATTTCAAGCCCAGTGAAAAGCAGTTCATGATGAACTTCAGGGTCGAAAACCTAAAAGAACTGTTGTCGGTACTTGAAAAGGAAGGGGTGACCATAGTGGGTGAAGTCGAAGAATACGATTATGGAAAGTTTGGTTGGATCATGGATCCCGAAGGCAACAAAATAGAGCTTTGGGAGCCTGTTGATAAAGCCTTTTTGGATCAGTAAGCAACAACACTACTATGCTTAGCCCATTGCCCGTCATTTTGTAATTTAGCCGAACGAAAAATCAAAAGATGACGGCAACGGGAAAAATCGAGCTCATGGCACCTGCGGGTAATTTTGAATCGCTCCAAGCAGCTTTGGACAACGGTGCGGATTCTGTCTACTTTGGGGTGGAGCAATTGAACATGAGGGCGCGTTCCAACATCAATTTTGGCCTGAATGACCTCAAAGAGATCGCAACACGTTGTAAGGCCAGAAGCGTACGTACTTACCTTACCTTGAATACCATTATCTACGACCATGACCTATCACTGATCAAGACTATTCTCAAGGCCGCCAAGGCCGCACAGATCACTGCGGTGATCGCAATGGATCAAGCGGTGATTGCCTATGCGCGCCAGATTGACATGGAGGTGCACATCTCTACCCAGATCAATATCACCAATATAGAAACGGTCAAATTCTATGCGCTATTTGCCGACACCATGGTTCTGAGCAGGGAATTAAGCCTAAGACAGGTAAAAAAAATAGTGGCCCAAATTGAAAAAGAAGATGTTAGAGGGCCGTCGGGCAATTTGGTCGAGATCGAAATCTTTGGGCATGGGGCACTTTGTATGGCGGTTTCCGGCAAATGTTATTTGAGCTTACATTCCCATAATTCTTCGGCCAACAGGGGGGCATGCAAACAAAACTGCCGAAAAAAATATACGGTCATCGACCAAGATACCGGTTTTGAAATCGAACTGGACAATGAATATATGATGTCTCCCAAGGATTTATGTACATTGGATTTTTTGGACCAGGTCATTGCCTCGGGAGTAAAAGTGCTCAAAATTGAAGGACGCGGCCGTGCCCCTGAATATGTGGCCAAGGTCATAAAGACATATAGGGAAGCCATTGACGCACATGCTGCGGGGACCTACGATCAAGCTAAAGTGGCCCACTGGATGGGAGAATTGAAAAAAGTATACAACCGTGAATTTTGGAGCGGCTACTATCTAGGCCAAAAATTAGGGGAATGGAGTGATGTGGATGGGTCTAAGGCCACACAAAAAAAAGTCTATTTAGGTAAGGGACAACATTATTTTCCCAAGGC is a window from the Muricauda sp. SCSIO 65647 genome containing:
- a CDS encoding peptidase U32 family protein, coding for MTATGKIELMAPAGNFESLQAALDNGADSVYFGVEQLNMRARSNINFGLNDLKEIATRCKARSVRTYLTLNTIIYDHDLSLIKTILKAAKAAQITAVIAMDQAVIAYARQIDMEVHISTQINITNIETVKFYALFADTMVLSRELSLRQVKKIVAQIEKEDVRGPSGNLVEIEIFGHGALCMAVSGKCYLSLHSHNSSANRGACKQNCRKKYTVIDQDTGFEIELDNEYMMSPKDLCTLDFLDQVIASGVKVLKIEGRGRAPEYVAKVIKTYREAIDAHAAGTYDQAKVAHWMGELKKVYNREFWSGYYLGQKLGEWSDVDGSKATQKKVYLGKGQHYFPKAKIGEFKIEAYDLKIGDTVLITGPTTGAQEFVLTQMLVNDEKREKATKNDSCTIPLDFRIRPSDKLYKIVNNT